A single Longimicrobiales bacterium DNA region contains:
- a CDS encoding serine hydrolase, with product MIRHRSAPALLSLALLLVLAASAPAQSTFPSDSVIQALIDGRVAQGTVAGIAIGLIEPDGRTRFLASGNAGPGRSLSRESVFEIGSITKVFTGILLADMVRRGEVSLEDPAAKYLPAEVTMPARNGAEITLGHLSTQTSGLPRMPSNFRPADPLNPYVDYTAEQLYEFLSGYTLPRDPGAQYEYSNVGVGLLGHVLALRAGMPYDELVRERILEPLGMDNTGSTLTPWMQERAVAGHSASGDTVPWWGQQVLAGAGSLRSSIDDMLTFAEAALRGAGPLRASIDLSMAPRAAAGQNMMVGLGWHRMTTATDTIVWHNGGTGGFRTFVGIVPATGRGIVLMANSGGAGADDIALHLLDPALPLAPPARQAVDVPADVLSRYVGTYELAPQFSIEVTLVDGTLRAQATGQPVIRLWAASETEFFIREVDAQVTFRIAPDGTVSGLVLHQNGQDMPGRKIR from the coding sequence ATGATTCGACATCGTTCCGCCCCGGCGCTTCTGTCCCTGGCGCTCCTCCTGGTATTGGCAGCCTCCGCGCCCGCGCAGTCCACGTTTCCGTCCGACTCCGTCATCCAGGCGCTGATCGACGGACGGGTCGCGCAGGGCACCGTCGCGGGCATCGCCATTGGCCTCATCGAGCCGGACGGCCGCACGCGTTTTCTAGCGTCCGGCAATGCCGGACCCGGCCGTTCACTCAGTCGTGAGAGCGTCTTCGAGATTGGCTCGATCACCAAGGTGTTCACCGGGATCCTGCTGGCGGACATGGTGCGGCGCGGCGAGGTGTCGCTCGAGGATCCCGCGGCGAAGTACCTGCCCGCGGAAGTGACGATGCCCGCGCGGAACGGCGCGGAGATCACGCTCGGTCACCTCTCCACGCAGACGTCCGGCCTGCCGCGCATGCCGTCGAACTTCCGCCCGGCCGATCCGCTGAATCCCTATGTCGACTACACGGCCGAGCAGCTTTACGAGTTCCTGAGCGGCTACACGCTCCCGCGCGATCCGGGTGCGCAGTACGAGTACTCGAATGTGGGTGTAGGCCTGCTCGGCCACGTTCTCGCGCTGCGGGCGGGAATGCCGTACGACGAGCTGGTGAGGGAGCGGATTCTGGAGCCCCTCGGGATGGATAACACGGGAAGCACGCTGACGCCCTGGATGCAGGAGCGGGCGGTGGCCGGTCACAGTGCGAGCGGCGACACTGTGCCGTGGTGGGGTCAGCAGGTCCTCGCCGGCGCGGGCTCGCTGCGCTCGAGCATCGACGACATGCTGACGTTCGCCGAGGCAGCGCTTCGCGGTGCCGGCCCGCTCCGCGCATCGATCGATCTCTCGATGGCGCCGCGCGCCGCGGCCGGGCAGAACATGATGGTCGGCCTCGGCTGGCACCGCATGACGACCGCGACGGACACCATCGTCTGGCACAACGGCGGTACGGGCGGGTTCCGGACGTTCGTCGGCATCGTCCCCGCAACCGGTCGCGGCATCGTGCTGATGGCGAACTCGGGCGGCGCGGGAGCGGATGACATCGCATTGCACCTGCTCGATCCCGCGCTGCCGCTCGCGCCGCCGGCGCGGCAGGCGGTGGACGTGCCGGCGGATGTGCTGTCGCGCTATGTCGGGACGTACGAGCTGGCGCCGCAGTTCAGCATCGAGGTGACGCTCGTCGATGGGACGCTCCGCGCGCAGGCCACCGGCCAGCCGGTCATCCGCCTGTGGGCGGCATCGGAGACCGAGTTCTTCATCCGGGAGGTGGACGCCCAGGTCACGTTCCGGATCGCTCCCGACGGCACCGTCAGCGGTCTCGTCCTGCATCAGAACGGACAGGACATGCCGGGACGGAAGATCCGCTGA
- a CDS encoding ATP-binding protein — MASGREPDVDPMMAARLTASMSLLRVLLGACAAVLVLFGVYEVLLATWLSEADAGLRSILHDIRAAATALIVAGVAGWLILRDGPPLLAAGPLPLDGAAGGRVDPEQKRLHYARWFILMRWIAIVVAILAVVGAVDIANLLPARVSPSLMGLIACLTILNLGYTLYLRMGGSATVGFLMVQVYVDLLFLIAMLHYSGGIENPLSPLLLLHVIIAGIVLSRMHAYVVAAVASVLFGLLAWGECTGVLPHYLLSLFPHEHINGIVRHAAHDPLYAASRVTLQTLIMFLVAYFTTTLVDRIRADERQLEEQADRALAQAQTLERALDTTDTALCLCDRELHPYWSNARWTEWVAHTPELSCTMRSCGSPATSTLQDGIVRSDEVSSSGETGASHGSTNRVFHVTTAPVRDRAGQISQVVTLARDVTEQHAAQARALRAERLAAVGELAGQVAHEVNNPIAIISAKVRLLLAAQPGTLTPKATQELTKVAELTDRVARIAQGLLSYCRPAPGTRMPIDPVLPLRRALAFVDARAAAADVQLCDELPPRLPHVNANAAELEQVFLNVLLNALDAMPDGGRLQLRAEMATPAAGTADIALHIADTGMGVPAELRARVFEPFLTTKGGKGSGLGLSICQGLVRSHGGEIDLASEPGRGTCVTVRLPTLNGALGIAPSTSHPGGMHVDA, encoded by the coding sequence ATGGCCAGTGGCCGCGAACCCGACGTCGATCCGATGATGGCCGCACGGCTCACCGCCAGCATGTCGCTCCTGCGCGTTCTCCTGGGCGCCTGCGCGGCGGTCCTGGTGCTGTTCGGTGTGTATGAGGTGCTGCTCGCGACATGGCTGAGCGAGGCGGACGCGGGCCTGCGAAGCATCCTCCACGACATCCGTGCCGCTGCGACCGCTCTCATCGTCGCTGGAGTGGCCGGCTGGCTGATACTGCGCGATGGCCCGCCACTGCTGGCAGCGGGGCCCCTCCCGCTGGACGGTGCGGCCGGAGGACGTGTCGACCCCGAGCAGAAGCGGCTGCATTACGCACGCTGGTTCATCCTGATGCGCTGGATCGCAATCGTGGTCGCGATCCTGGCGGTAGTCGGTGCAGTGGACATTGCGAATCTGCTGCCTGCGCGCGTGAGCCCGTCGCTCATGGGCCTGATCGCCTGTCTGACGATCCTCAACCTCGGCTACACCCTCTACCTCCGCATGGGGGGCTCCGCAACGGTCGGATTCCTGATGGTGCAGGTCTACGTCGACCTGCTCTTCCTCATCGCCATGCTGCACTATTCCGGCGGCATCGAGAACCCGCTGTCGCCGCTACTGCTGCTGCATGTGATCATCGCGGGTATCGTGCTGAGCCGCATGCATGCCTATGTGGTGGCAGCCGTGGCGAGCGTTCTCTTCGGTCTGCTCGCGTGGGGTGAGTGCACGGGCGTGCTGCCGCATTACCTGCTGTCGCTGTTCCCGCACGAGCATATCAATGGTATCGTCCGCCACGCCGCACACGACCCGCTGTACGCCGCGAGCCGCGTAACGCTCCAGACGCTGATCATGTTCCTGGTCGCATACTTCACAACCACGCTCGTCGACCGGATCCGCGCGGACGAGCGCCAGCTCGAGGAGCAGGCGGATCGCGCGCTGGCACAGGCGCAGACGCTGGAGCGCGCGCTGGATACGACGGACACGGCGCTCTGCCTGTGCGATCGCGAGCTGCACCCGTACTGGTCGAATGCCCGCTGGACGGAGTGGGTCGCGCACACCCCCGAGTTGAGCTGCACCATGCGGTCATGCGGGTCACCCGCAACGTCCACCCTCCAGGATGGGATCGTCCGCAGCGACGAAGTCAGCAGCAGCGGCGAGACGGGAGCGAGTCACGGCAGCACGAACCGGGTCTTTCATGTGACGACGGCGCCGGTCCGCGACCGGGCTGGCCAGATCAGCCAGGTGGTGACGCTGGCGCGCGATGTCACCGAGCAGCACGCGGCGCAGGCGCGTGCTCTGCGCGCGGAGCGGCTCGCCGCGGTCGGCGAGCTGGCCGGTCAGGTGGCGCACGAGGTGAACAATCCGATCGCCATCATCAGCGCGAAGGTCCGGCTGCTGCTTGCGGCGCAGCCCGGCACACTGACGCCGAAGGCGACGCAGGAGCTGACGAAGGTCGCTGAGCTGACGGATCGCGTTGCACGGATCGCGCAGGGACTGCTCTCGTACTGTCGCCCGGCGCCTGGCACGCGCATGCCGATCGACCCCGTTCTGCCACTGCGGCGCGCTCTTGCGTTCGTGGATGCACGGGCGGCCGCAGCGGATGTGCAGCTCTGCGACGAGTTGCCGCCACGTCTGCCCCACGTGAACGCAAATGCAGCAGAGCTGGAGCAGGTCTTTCTGAACGTACTCCTGAACGCGCTGGATGCGATGCCGGATGGCGGTCGGCTGCAGCTGCGGGCGGAGATGGCCACTCCAGCCGCTGGCACCGCCGATATTGCCCTGCACATCGCGGACACGGGCATGGGCGTTCCGGCCGAGCTGCGCGCGCGCGTCTTCGAGCCGTTCCTCACCACCAAAGGGGGGAAGGGGTCGGGGCTCGGCCTCTCCATCTGTCAGGGGCTGGTGCGCAGTCATGGCGGCGAGATCGATCTGGCGAGCGAACCCGGCCGCGGCACGTGTGTGACAGTCCGGCTGCCAACGCTGAACGGTGCGCTCGGCATCGCCCCTTCCACGTCCCACCCCGGGGGGATGCA